The following are from one region of the Noviherbaspirillum sedimenti genome:
- a CDS encoding PilC/PilY family type IV pilus protein — protein sequence MKPTRLIAASMLASLLSYPLAGMSEDIDLYSAINAAGMPNVLLVMDTGANFSNSAAAPCTAYGSGGAPSLGATAGGVEQCALVDAIESLPDSTVNIGIMVYNANGFTSGAAPGVGPCIGDAGGCLVKPLTLMNSANKAAFIQFIKSWKSSGSNSSTEFNVKTNNQKTGSAMQEAWAYYHGKTGMSGKNYGASLLTTGCQRNFIIFIGNSFNNAASPGDPNPGPENSSDGLYSAQVAASAAQKIKLSNTIKFNTMTCGVDSLAATSNSNNWSENWADEWARYMNETDFSTGLSGYTGSQNIITYTIGVINNGTNSCKPDYPALLSNMASYGGGKYFQTGNASEVKNALLSVLNEVQAVNSVFASASLPISVNTQGTFLNQVYMGMFRPDGAGSPRWSGNLKQYQFKYDDNSGRLILADNRSPAQSALSSAGTGFIDPNAASFWTKKDLAVEPDLGGGFWRNAPSGEGSGKSYDSPDGEVVEKGGIAQRLRLANLNNNYSATAGSANNPRKLYTYCPSGASCEAALTHASNVFAPTNAVITAAKFGGVAGISVSSLTRAGTTATVVTVANHGFVTGDQISIGGANQIPYNGTFTITKVNDTTFTYTVPEYPPASPTGTFTASVPGVSSKSITSLTRGAGTPNAVVTATAPAHGYTVGQNVTITGASYAQYNVSATVTAVLGTDQFQYVITETPAFPGTSPGANAQAWVGDRCVTNGNAKNCVSIESIYRSGNTVMVTASINGNGSLPAVFSAGAATLAKISGVTMNEYNSSTGYAITGIGASCSITTQTWNAASSSMVQTIIAGTPNKSFCFTSFPSSLISPPVVTDAATVSTSVDTGIPYPVTLARNGTTVTATSSTAHPFTAGQTVSISGNAGPNEEAYVGSFAVSYISNTKFSYQVVVTPALTATGTITAAKAGSIDAATLINWVRGEDNVGDEKGPGTAVSNVRPSIHGDVLHSRPLVINYGGVSPKVVVFYGANDGVFRAINGNQTTAIGSVLAGGEMWGLILPEHYSKLNRLRINSPELKFPTTSDAITPTPQRKDYFVDGPTGVYQKLNADGTTNKAIIYLSMRRGGRFIYAMDVTDPADPKVLWNKGCRGTPVACDTNYEELGQTWSRPRIALLKGYTDNAGAAKPVLIFAAGYDTAQDSEPHYAAPGVDSMGRGIFVVDAMTGAVIWSAKAAATGASTTSCTGTSPTVCAVVGMKYSMPSDITILDRDMDGRVDRVYAADVGGNVWRVDFELAAGNAPANWKVSQLAALGCDSGACASGTTPRKFLYPPSVVTVGAAGVSGSFDAVMLGSGDREHPLYSTVLTSSYKVPNRFYMLKDLATGKDAGSQTTITHDSNSDGLFDATTNLYSLSSADRGYYLDFAEGEKLVNAPLTVGGTAYFGTNQPSPPGVYSCDAGLGIARSYGLDPFTAKYYANELHGGGFPPSPTAGVTMDASGKKREYCMGCSQPPSDPNDPNAKPPCVPSALETCDAGKEGKKQLKRTYWYKQ from the coding sequence ATGAAACCGACTCGATTAATTGCGGCAAGTATGCTGGCATCATTGCTGAGTTATCCGCTTGCCGGCATGTCCGAAGATATCGACCTCTACAGTGCGATCAATGCGGCTGGCATGCCCAACGTCTTGCTGGTGATGGATACCGGCGCGAATTTTTCAAATAGCGCCGCAGCGCCCTGTACCGCTTACGGATCGGGCGGCGCGCCATCGCTGGGCGCCACGGCGGGCGGGGTAGAGCAATGCGCATTGGTCGATGCCATTGAAAGCTTGCCGGATAGTACTGTCAATATCGGCATCATGGTCTACAACGCGAATGGCTTTACCAGCGGTGCCGCGCCTGGTGTCGGCCCCTGTATCGGCGATGCCGGTGGTTGTCTGGTGAAGCCGCTGACCTTGATGAATTCTGCGAACAAGGCTGCATTCATCCAGTTTATCAAATCCTGGAAATCTTCCGGTAGCAATAGCTCAACGGAATTTAATGTCAAGACCAACAACCAGAAAACCGGTAGTGCGATGCAGGAGGCTTGGGCCTACTACCATGGCAAAACGGGCATGTCCGGCAAAAACTACGGGGCATCGCTACTAACCACCGGATGCCAGCGCAATTTCATTATTTTTATCGGCAATTCATTCAATAATGCCGCCAGCCCCGGCGACCCGAATCCCGGTCCGGAAAACAGCAGCGACGGCTTGTATTCCGCGCAGGTGGCGGCATCGGCCGCGCAGAAAATCAAGCTGTCGAATACCATAAAATTCAACACCATGACCTGCGGCGTGGACTCTCTGGCGGCCACCAGCAATAGCAACAACTGGTCGGAAAACTGGGCCGATGAATGGGCCCGCTACATGAATGAAACGGACTTCTCGACGGGACTCAGCGGCTACACCGGTTCGCAAAATATCATCACCTATACGATCGGCGTCATCAACAATGGCACCAATTCCTGCAAGCCCGATTATCCTGCCTTGTTAAGCAACATGGCCAGCTACGGCGGCGGCAAGTACTTTCAAACGGGGAATGCTTCCGAAGTAAAAAATGCATTACTGTCCGTGCTGAATGAAGTACAGGCGGTAAATAGCGTTTTCGCTTCTGCCAGCTTGCCCATCAGCGTCAATACCCAGGGTACTTTCCTGAACCAGGTGTATATGGGCATGTTCCGTCCGGATGGTGCTGGCAGTCCAAGATGGTCGGGCAATCTCAAGCAATATCAGTTCAAATACGATGACAATAGTGGAAGGCTGATTTTGGCCGACAATCGGTCGCCGGCGCAGTCTGCACTCAGCTCCGCCGGCACCGGTTTTATCGACCCCAATGCGGCGAGTTTCTGGACTAAAAAAGACTTGGCGGTCGAGCCCGACCTAGGGGGGGGGTTCTGGCGAAATGCGCCGAGCGGCGAAGGTTCCGGCAAATCCTATGACAGCCCGGATGGTGAAGTCGTGGAAAAAGGCGGTATTGCACAACGCTTGCGGCTTGCCAATCTGAACAACAATTATTCGGCGACGGCAGGCAGCGCAAACAATCCGCGCAAGTTGTATACCTACTGTCCGAGCGGAGCGTCTTGCGAGGCAGCGTTGACGCATGCCTCGAATGTATTCGCGCCTACCAATGCCGTAATTACTGCAGCAAAATTCGGCGGCGTAGCCGGGATCAGCGTGTCGTCATTGACGCGCGCTGGCACCACGGCCACGGTGGTCACTGTGGCCAATCATGGCTTTGTGACCGGCGACCAGATTTCCATTGGGGGCGCTAACCAGATTCCCTACAACGGCACATTTACGATTACTAAAGTAAATGACACTACATTTACCTATACCGTACCGGAATATCCGCCCGCTTCCCCGACCGGCACGTTCACGGCATCGGTGCCGGGTGTTTCCAGCAAAAGTATCACCAGTCTGACCCGGGGGGCAGGTACACCGAATGCCGTCGTCACTGCAACGGCGCCTGCGCATGGCTATACGGTCGGGCAAAATGTCACGATTACTGGCGCGAGTTACGCCCAATACAATGTGTCGGCAACCGTTACCGCGGTTCTGGGGACGGATCAATTCCAGTATGTGATTACCGAAACACCTGCCTTCCCGGGCACATCTCCGGGAGCGAATGCACAGGCATGGGTAGGCGACAGGTGCGTTACGAACGGCAATGCCAAGAATTGCGTGAGCATTGAGAGTATTTACCGCAGCGGCAATACCGTGATGGTGACTGCCAGCATTAACGGTAATGGCAGCTTGCCCGCCGTGTTTTCTGCTGGCGCGGCCACGCTTGCCAAGATTTCCGGCGTCACCATGAACGAATACAATAGTTCAACCGGCTATGCGATCACCGGTATCGGCGCCAGCTGCAGCATTACGACCCAGACCTGGAATGCGGCAAGCTCAAGCATGGTGCAAACGATAATCGCAGGCACGCCCAACAAGAGCTTCTGCTTCACCAGTTTCCCCTCGAGCTTGATTTCCCCGCCGGTAGTGACAGATGCGGCGACGGTTTCGACCAGTGTCGATACCGGCATACCTTATCCGGTCACGCTGGCGCGCAACGGCACCACCGTCACGGCGACTTCCAGCACAGCGCATCCGTTCACGGCTGGACAAACGGTCTCGATCAGCGGCAACGCCGGCCCTAACGAAGAGGCCTATGTCGGCAGCTTCGCCGTGTCTTACATCTCGAATACCAAGTTCAGCTATCAGGTTGTCGTCACGCCGGCATTGACTGCCACAGGCACCATCACGGCCGCCAAGGCAGGCAGCATCGATGCAGCTACGCTGATCAACTGGGTGCGCGGCGAAGACAATGTCGGCGATGAAAAGGGTCCCGGTACCGCTGTTAGCAATGTGCGGCCATCGATCCATGGCGACGTGCTCCATTCGCGTCCGCTGGTGATCAACTATGGCGGCGTATCGCCGAAAGTCGTGGTCTTCTATGGCGCCAATGATGGCGTGTTCCGAGCCATTAACGGTAATCAAACCACCGCTATCGGCAGCGTACTGGCAGGCGGAGAAATGTGGGGGCTGATCCTGCCCGAGCATTATTCCAAGCTGAACCGGCTGCGCATTAACAGCCCCGAACTCAAGTTCCCGACAACGTCCGATGCGATTACCCCGACGCCACAGCGTAAAGATTACTTTGTCGACGGGCCTACCGGCGTCTATCAAAAGCTTAATGCAGACGGCACCACCAACAAGGCGATCATCTATCTGTCGATGCGCCGCGGCGGCCGCTTCATCTATGCAATGGATGTGACCGACCCGGCGGACCCCAAGGTCTTGTGGAACAAGGGCTGCCGGGGAACGCCGGTTGCTTGCGATACCAATTATGAGGAACTGGGTCAGACCTGGTCCCGGCCGCGGATTGCCCTCTTAAAAGGCTATACCGATAACGCGGGTGCCGCCAAGCCGGTGCTGATTTTCGCCGCAGGCTACGACACTGCGCAGGATTCGGAACCGCACTATGCGGCACCTGGCGTCGACAGCATGGGACGCGGCATCTTTGTCGTGGATGCAATGACCGGCGCGGTCATCTGGAGCGCCAAGGCTGCCGCAACGGGTGCCTCTACGACCAGTTGCACCGGAACGTCGCCGACTGTCTGCGCGGTCGTGGGCATGAAGTACAGCATGCCCTCTGATATCACGATACTGGACCGGGATATGGATGGACGGGTGGATCGTGTATATGCAGCCGATGTCGGAGGCAATGTCTGGCGCGTCGATTTCGAACTGGCTGCAGGCAATGCGCCCGCCAACTGGAAGGTCAGCCAGCTGGCCGCCCTTGGTTGCGACTCGGGCGCCTGTGCTTCAGGCACCACGCCGCGCAAATTCCTTTATCCGCCCAGCGTGGTAACGGTCGGCGCAGCAGGCGTGTCCGGCTCTTTCGATGCAGTCATGCTGGGTTCGGGTGACCGCGAACACCCGCTGTATAGCACGGTGCTCACCTCGTCTTATAAAGTGCCGAACCGGTTTTACATGTTGAAGGACCTGGCAACCGGCAAAGATGCCGGCAGCCAGACCACCATTACGCATGATTCGAATTCGGACGGCTTGTTTGATGCCACTACCAATCTGTACAGCCTGAGCAGTGCTGACAGAGGCTATTACCTGGATTTCGCCGAAGGCGAGAAACTGGTGAATGCGCCGTTGACTGTCGGTGGCACTGCTTATTTCGGGACAAACCAGCCGTCGCCGCCAGGTGTGTACTCCTGCGATGCCGGACTGGGGATCGCCAGGTCGTATGGTCTTGATCCCTTTACAGCAAAGTATTACGCCAATGAATTGCATGGTGGTGGCTTTCCGCCAAGTCCGACGGCGGGGGTCACCATGGACGCTTCCGGGAAAAAACGGGAATACTGCATGGGCTGCAGCCAGCCACCAAGTGATCCTAATGACCCTAATGCGAAGCCGCCATGCGTTCCCTCGGCCCTTGAAACTTGCGATGCGGGCAAAGAAGGCAAAAAGCAACTGAAGCGGACGTACTGGTACAAACAGTAA
- the fumC gene encoding class II fumarate hydratase, producing MDTREERDTFGPIAVPADKLWGAQTQRSLEHFHISSERMPPELIRALVEVKRACAKVNADLQRLDQAKADAIRQAADQVIVGEHPDEFPLSVWQTGSGTQTNMNVNEVLANRASELLGGERGEKRLVHPNDAVNLGQSSNDIFPTAMHVAACVALTQALLPALRQLRATLAQKASDFAGIVKIGRTHLQDATPLTLEQEFSGYVAQLGHAEAAIAAALPLLHELAAGGTAVGTGLNTPADFGDRVAAELAQRLQLPFTSAINKFAALAGHEALLFAHGALKTLAGALMKIANDVRWLASGPRSGLGEISIPENEPGSSIMPGKVNPTQAEALTMLCCQVFGNDVAVNIGGASGNFELNVFKPMIAHDFLQSVRLLADGMASFEEHCVRGIEANQARIAELMERSLMLVTALAPHIGYDRAAQIAKQAHHDGTTLKQAALALGFVSEEEFQRWVQPERMTRPD from the coding sequence ATGGACACAAGAGAAGAACGCGACACCTTCGGTCCCATCGCCGTCCCCGCCGATAAATTATGGGGCGCCCAAACCCAGCGCTCCCTCGAACACTTCCACATCTCCAGCGAGCGCATGCCGCCGGAACTGATCCGCGCCCTGGTCGAAGTCAAGCGTGCCTGCGCCAAAGTCAATGCCGACCTGCAACGGCTCGACCAGGCCAAAGCCGACGCCATCCGCCAGGCCGCCGACCAGGTGATCGTCGGCGAGCATCCGGATGAGTTTCCGCTGTCCGTCTGGCAAACCGGCTCCGGCACCCAGACCAATATGAATGTCAATGAAGTGCTGGCCAACCGCGCTTCCGAACTTCTGGGCGGTGAGCGTGGCGAAAAGCGGCTGGTGCATCCCAACGATGCCGTCAACCTCGGACAATCCTCCAACGATATTTTTCCGACCGCCATGCACGTGGCAGCCTGCGTGGCGCTCACGCAAGCGCTGCTGCCGGCGCTGCGCCAACTGAGAGCAACGCTGGCACAGAAGGCAAGCGATTTCGCCGGCATCGTCAAGATCGGCCGCACCCATTTGCAGGACGCCACGCCGCTCACCCTGGAGCAGGAATTCTCCGGCTATGTCGCCCAGCTTGGGCACGCCGAGGCGGCGATTGCCGCCGCCTTGCCGCTGCTGCATGAACTGGCCGCGGGCGGTACGGCGGTGGGCACCGGCCTGAATACGCCGGCCGATTTCGGCGACCGCGTCGCCGCCGAGCTGGCGCAACGCCTGCAGTTGCCATTCACCAGTGCCATCAACAAGTTCGCCGCGCTGGCGGGACACGAAGCCTTGCTGTTTGCGCACGGCGCCCTCAAAACCCTGGCCGGGGCGCTGATGAAAATCGCCAACGATGTGCGCTGGCTGGCATCCGGACCGCGTTCCGGCCTAGGCGAAATCAGCATTCCGGAAAACGAGCCCGGCAGCTCGATCATGCCGGGCAAGGTCAATCCGACCCAGGCCGAAGCACTGACCATGTTGTGCTGCCAGGTGTTCGGCAATGATGTCGCCGTCAACATCGGCGGCGCCTCCGGCAACTTCGAACTGAACGTCTTCAAGCCGATGATCGCGCATGATTTCCTGCAGAGCGTGCGCCTGCTGGCCGATGGCATGGCGAGTTTCGAGGAGCATTGCGTGCGCGGCATTGAAGCCAACCAGGCGCGCATCGCCGAATTGATGGAGCGCTCGCTGATGCTGGTGACCGCGCTGGCGCCGCACATCGGCTATGACCGCGCCGCGCAGATCGCCAAGCAGGCGCATCACGACGGCACCACGCTGAAGCAGGCGGCACTGGCGCTGGGCTTTGTGAGCGAAGAGGAATTCCAGCGCTGGGTGCAGCCGGAACGCATGACACGGCCGGATTGA
- a CDS encoding 3'-5' exonuclease family protein: MPKHEKLIFVDLETTGANPIVDRITEIGIVEVQGDQVSHWSTLVNPEIPIPPFIQSLTGISDAMVASAPVFGELAEEVLARLQGGLFIAHNARFDYGFLRNAFKAAGHSLRAEVLCTVKLSRKLFPEYAKHNLDALVQRHQLQALGRHRALADADLLWQLWRKLAREIAPDTFEQALAQLLQRPSTPTHLAPEVLDDIPDTPGVYLFYGENDALLYVGKSVHLRQRVLSHFNGDHRLFQDMRMSQQIHRLEWRETAGELGALLLEAQLIKDRQPIHNRALRRQRGLCAWQLRAQEDGATQPVLVNASDMDFGAAEGLYGLFSSRKKAEASLRDIAESHQLCLVQLGLESRVEAGKPCFAHQLRRCRGACVGKEPQALHQARLQAALASLKLVTWPHAGPVALIETAADGSREEAHVVHNWCYLGSASAEADVWSLLEQSRTRPAFDVDTYKILVRALAKGQVRVRPLPRLLDQAAA, from the coding sequence ATGCCGAAACACGAAAAACTCATATTTGTCGATCTTGAAACGACCGGCGCCAATCCCATCGTCGATCGCATCACCGAAATCGGCATCGTCGAAGTGCAGGGAGACCAGGTTTCGCACTGGTCAACGCTGGTCAATCCGGAAATCCCGATTCCGCCTTTCATCCAGAGCCTGACCGGCATTTCGGACGCCATGGTCGCATCCGCGCCGGTGTTTGGCGAGCTGGCCGAAGAGGTGCTGGCGCGCCTGCAGGGCGGCTTGTTCATTGCCCACAATGCGCGCTTCGACTACGGCTTTTTGCGCAATGCCTTCAAGGCCGCAGGCCACAGCCTGCGCGCTGAAGTGCTGTGCACCGTCAAGCTGTCGCGCAAGCTGTTTCCCGAATACGCCAAACATAATCTCGATGCCCTGGTTCAGCGCCATCAGCTGCAGGCGCTGGGCCGCCACCGCGCCCTGGCTGACGCCGATCTGCTGTGGCAGCTCTGGCGCAAGCTCGCACGCGAGATTGCCCCGGACACCTTTGAGCAGGCGCTGGCGCAACTGCTGCAGCGCCCCAGCACGCCGACCCATCTGGCGCCGGAAGTGCTGGACGATATCCCGGATACGCCGGGCGTGTATCTGTTTTACGGCGAAAACGATGCGCTGCTGTATGTGGGAAAAAGCGTGCATTTGCGTCAGCGCGTGCTGTCGCATTTCAACGGCGACCACCGCCTGTTCCAGGACATGCGCATGTCACAGCAGATCCATCGGCTGGAGTGGCGCGAAACCGCCGGCGAGCTCGGCGCGCTGCTGCTGGAGGCGCAATTGATCAAGGACCGCCAGCCGATTCACAACCGCGCGCTGCGGCGCCAGCGGGGCTTGTGCGCCTGGCAGTTGAGGGCACAGGAGGATGGAGCAACGCAGCCGGTGCTGGTCAATGCCAGCGATATGGATTTTGGTGCGGCAGAAGGCCTGTACGGTTTGTTCAGTTCGCGCAAGAAGGCCGAGGCGAGCCTGCGCGACATCGCCGAGTCGCATCAGCTGTGCCTGGTGCAGCTTGGGCTGGAAAGCCGGGTCGAGGCCGGCAAGCCGTGCTTTGCCCATCAATTACGGCGCTGTCGCGGCGCCTGCGTCGGCAAGGAGCCGCAGGCGCTGCACCAGGCGCGGCTGCAGGCGGCGCTGGCCAGCCTGAAACTGGTCACCTGGCCGCATGCGGGGCCGGTCGCCCTCATCGAGACCGCGGCCGACGGTTCGCGCGAGGAGGCGCATGTGGTGCACAACTGGTGCTACCTCGGCAGCGCCAGTGCGGAAGCGGATGTGTGGTCGCTGCTTGAGCAGTCGCGGACGCGTCCGGCGTTCGATGTGGATACCTACAAGATACTGGTGCGCGCCCTGGCCAAGGGGCAGGTGCGGGTGCGACCGTTGCCGCGCCTGCTGGATCAGGCTGCGGCTTAA
- the corA gene encoding magnesium/cobalt transporter CorA, whose protein sequence is MLINCAAYQKGRKIADIPVDKISSYIARGDCFVWVALKDAEPAELDVMRQEFGLHELAVEDAHHGHQSPKVEEYGSSMFIVVKTVELVEGALQVGELDIFIGENYVLSVRSHSHQDFLGVRARAEREPHLLSHGPAFVVYALMDAVVDRYFPVIEALEAELEEIEDRMFEQASERSNIERLYQLKRKVTVLKHVVSPLMESAGKLFGGRVPPLFEHSQNYFRDVYDHLYRINNSIEAIRDTVNTAIQVNLSMVAIDESVVNKRLAAWAAIFAVATAFAGIWGMNFKAMPELDWKYGYPTALVLMTTVCGYLYIRFRKARWL, encoded by the coding sequence ATGCTGATCAATTGCGCCGCCTACCAGAAAGGCCGGAAGATCGCTGATATCCCGGTCGACAAAATCAGCAGCTACATTGCGCGCGGCGATTGTTTCGTCTGGGTTGCGCTGAAGGATGCCGAGCCGGCCGAGCTGGACGTGATGCGGCAGGAATTCGGTTTGCACGAGCTGGCGGTGGAGGATGCGCACCACGGACACCAGAGCCCGAAGGTCGAGGAGTATGGCAGCTCGATGTTCATCGTGGTGAAGACGGTCGAGCTGGTCGAGGGCGCGCTGCAGGTCGGTGAGCTCGATATTTTTATCGGCGAGAATTACGTGCTGTCGGTGCGCAGCCACAGCCATCAGGATTTTCTCGGCGTGCGCGCACGCGCCGAGCGCGAGCCGCACCTGCTCAGTCATGGTCCTGCGTTTGTCGTGTACGCGCTGATGGACGCGGTGGTCGACCGCTACTTTCCGGTGATCGAGGCGCTGGAGGCCGAACTCGAGGAGATCGAGGATCGCATGTTCGAGCAGGCTTCCGAGCGCTCCAACATCGAGCGCCTGTACCAGTTGAAGCGCAAGGTCACGGTGCTCAAGCACGTTGTGTCGCCGCTGATGGAGTCGGCCGGCAAGCTGTTCGGCGGGCGCGTGCCGCCCTTGTTCGAGCATTCGCAGAATTACTTTCGCGACGTCTACGACCACCTGTACCGCATCAACAATTCGATCGAGGCCATTCGCGACACCGTCAATACCGCGATCCAGGTCAACCTGTCGATGGTGGCCATCGACGAGAGCGTGGTCAACAAGCGCCTCGCGGCCTGGGCGGCGATTTTCGCAGTGGCCACCGCTTTCGCCGGCATCTGGGGCATGAATTTCAAGGCGATGCCGGAACTGGACTGGAAATACGGCTATCCGACCGCGCTGGTGCTGATGACGACGGTATGCGGCTATCTGTATATCCGCTTTCGCAAGGCGCGCTGGCTGTAG
- a CDS encoding GNAT family N-acetyltransferase — MENRVRVHFGFDALPAPCLALFAGAADEAGLFFSLPWLANLHSTALADRGLRIYAIESAAGDGAVRLALPLTHRKTAAGVAGARELAGCANFYSSLFGPALAGGVAPSPQDFFRLAQAIASEAPAWDVVNLQPMALQAPSFGMCVAAFRQAGMAVQTYFCFGNWYLEVAGRSYREYAESLPSRLKNTLARKSRQLAAAHDVRIAILADTADAEQGIAAFERVYRSSWKSAEAYPEFIPGLIRMCAQQGWLRLGVAYVDGGPAAAQLWIVSHGVASIYKLAYDARFAPLSIGSILTAHLMQHVIDVDRVREVDYLTGDDAYKRDWMSHRRERWGMIAFNLRTARGLLAAARHIGGRGLKGLWRRLHPAG, encoded by the coding sequence ATGGAAAACAGGGTCAGAGTCCATTTCGGCTTCGACGCGCTGCCGGCGCCTTGCCTGGCGCTGTTTGCCGGGGCGGCGGACGAGGCAGGATTGTTTTTCAGCCTGCCCTGGCTTGCCAATCTTCACAGTACCGCGCTGGCGGATCGGGGGCTGCGCATCTATGCGATCGAATCCGCGGCCGGCGACGGCGCGGTGCGCCTGGCACTGCCACTGACCCATCGGAAAACGGCGGCAGGGGTGGCTGGCGCGCGCGAGCTGGCTGGCTGCGCCAATTTTTATTCCTCGCTGTTCGGCCCGGCGCTGGCGGGTGGCGTTGCGCCATCCCCGCAGGATTTTTTCAGGCTGGCGCAGGCCATCGCCAGCGAAGCGCCGGCCTGGGATGTGGTCAATCTGCAGCCGATGGCGCTCCAGGCGCCGTCCTTCGGCATGTGCGTCGCGGCTTTCCGCCAGGCTGGCATGGCGGTGCAAACCTATTTCTGCTTCGGCAACTGGTACCTGGAAGTAGCGGGGCGAAGTTACCGCGAATATGCCGAAAGCCTGCCTTCCCGGCTGAAGAATACGCTGGCGCGCAAGTCCCGCCAGCTGGCGGCGGCGCACGATGTGCGCATCGCGATCCTGGCGGATACGGCGGATGCGGAGCAAGGCATTGCCGCCTTTGAACGCGTCTATCGTTCCAGCTGGAAGTCGGCCGAGGCGTATCCCGAATTCATTCCCGGCCTGATCCGGATGTGCGCGCAACAGGGCTGGCTGCGCCTGGGCGTGGCCTATGTCGATGGCGGGCCGGCGGCGGCCCAGTTGTGGATCGTCAGCCACGGCGTGGCGTCGATTTACAAGCTTGCCTATGACGCGCGCTTCGCGCCCCTGTCGATCGGCTCGATCCTGACGGCGCACCTGATGCAGCATGTCATCGACGTCGATCGGGTCAGGGAAGTCGATTATCTGACCGGTGACGATGCCTACAAGCGCGACTGGATGTCGCATCGCCGCGAACGCTGGGGGATGATTGCCTTCAATCTGCGCACCGCACGTGGCTTGCTTGCGGCCGCGCGTCACATTGGCGGTCGCGGGCTGAAAGGCTTGTGGCGGCGCCTGCATCCGGCCGGCTGA